A window of Microbacterium luteolum contains these coding sequences:
- a CDS encoding helix-turn-helix domain-containing protein → MMMHSGIRRHQSPTPTPKGSQPMTTQEIGRVELPDLATRRQVAEYTQTSVPTLARWAGEGQGPKFVRLGGAVRYRRADVLAWIEASSAGAA, encoded by the coding sequence ATGATGATGCACTCTGGAATTAGGCGTCATCAGTCGCCTACTCCTACACCGAAAGGTAGTCAACCAATGACAACCCAAGAGATTGGTCGCGTCGAACTCCCCGATCTGGCCACCCGCCGGCAGGTCGCCGAGTACACGCAGACGTCTGTCCCCACTCTCGCCCGCTGGGCTGGAGAGGGCCAGGGCCCGAAGTTCGTTCGCCTCGGCGGTGCTGTGCGCTATCGCCGCGCAGATGTCCTTGCGTGGATCGAGGCGTCAAGCGCAGGAGCGGCGTGA
- a CDS encoding helix-turn-helix domain-containing protein, whose protein sequence is MTTSEPRSLKDWEAEHADRIVAAINQLRERYGWTIARLREELAPYGWTPSLETLNGILSAKKRKAFSVGEIFAFARALRVSPTYLITGLPLGAPLPEGPLLPEADVISAFSWVTDAELHIVGGSALGTFAKYANAMNYAKWHNALWMAGRPSRYLVDDLRDLAFRRRQWRSYAEQFNVPEVPDLPAELESLRLDEWVDTRDPDVDRGNSSEFGLPVGMDLDALLPLGESFSGQAWMMTARDYIDRMDAARAELDKLKARGERGEAADTPE, encoded by the coding sequence GTGACTACTTCTGAACCGCGATCCCTCAAAGATTGGGAAGCCGAGCACGCCGACCGCATCGTTGCTGCGATCAATCAGCTGCGCGAACGCTACGGGTGGACTATTGCTCGGCTCCGCGAAGAACTAGCCCCATACGGGTGGACGCCGTCACTGGAGACGCTCAACGGGATTCTGAGTGCCAAGAAGCGCAAGGCGTTCTCGGTCGGCGAGATCTTCGCGTTCGCGCGGGCGCTTAGGGTTTCGCCGACGTACCTCATCACGGGGCTTCCGCTCGGCGCGCCGCTCCCGGAGGGGCCCTTGCTCCCCGAGGCCGATGTCATCTCTGCGTTTTCGTGGGTCACCGACGCCGAGCTCCACATCGTCGGGGGATCGGCGCTCGGGACGTTCGCCAAATATGCCAATGCGATGAACTACGCGAAGTGGCACAACGCCTTGTGGATGGCGGGCCGCCCCTCCCGCTACCTCGTGGACGACCTGCGAGATCTCGCGTTTAGACGCAGACAGTGGCGGTCATATGCCGAGCAGTTCAACGTGCCGGAGGTCCCGGATCTGCCCGCCGAGCTTGAGTCTCTCAGACTCGATGAGTGGGTCGACACTCGAGACCCAGACGTTGACCGTGGGAACTCCTCTGAGTTCGGGCTCCCCGTCGGCATGGACCTCGACGCGTTGTTGCCCCTCGGTGAATCGTTCAGTGGCCAGGCGTGGATGATGACTGCCCGCGACTACATCGATCGCATGGACGCCGCGCGAGCTGAACTAGACAAGCTCAAAGCGAGGGGGGAACGTGGCGAGGCCGCGGACACCCCTGAATAG
- a CDS encoding tyrosine-type recombinase/integrase — MARPRTPLNSYGRISTVEIESGKWRARTRYRFDDGKLRQVEKFAPSRAKAEAALKQALTTIQAGTAVDVKRETRIRDLGERFLTSKADRAPRTLETYRHSVRKVIIPRIGDLAVSEATAERLQRTLDAIAAENGPGEAKKARAVLSGMMGLAARSDAVKANPVRELAPIQAKAVGATAVPLAELPSMLQRLASDEAAASSGLADLVTFLAGTGVRISEALDLDVSDVDGNVVTIRKSKTTAGERRITMPAAVAEMLKSRTSGSREPEVPLFPTPLGKRRDRRNTSGEWQAARERLGLGDYTFHSFRKTVATALDQAGLSARDIAEYLGHANPSLTLNTYMSKTVGGRRAADALDAVLG, encoded by the coding sequence GTGGCGAGGCCGCGGACACCCCTGAATAGTTACGGCCGGATCTCGACGGTCGAGATCGAGTCCGGGAAGTGGCGCGCGCGCACCCGCTACCGATTCGACGACGGGAAGTTGCGGCAGGTCGAGAAGTTCGCGCCGTCGCGCGCGAAGGCGGAGGCCGCGCTCAAGCAAGCGCTCACCACGATCCAGGCGGGAACCGCGGTCGACGTGAAGCGAGAGACTCGCATCCGAGATCTCGGCGAACGATTCTTGACATCGAAGGCCGACCGGGCGCCGCGCACCTTGGAGACATACCGGCACAGCGTGCGGAAGGTCATCATCCCGAGGATCGGTGACCTCGCCGTTTCGGAGGCGACCGCCGAGCGACTGCAGCGCACCCTCGACGCGATCGCTGCCGAGAATGGGCCCGGCGAGGCCAAGAAGGCGCGCGCGGTGCTGTCCGGCATGATGGGGCTCGCCGCCCGCTCTGACGCGGTGAAGGCGAACCCGGTGCGCGAGCTCGCGCCGATCCAGGCGAAGGCTGTCGGCGCGACGGCCGTGCCGCTCGCCGAGCTGCCGAGCATGCTCCAGCGACTGGCAAGCGACGAGGCGGCGGCCTCGTCGGGGCTCGCCGACCTCGTGACCTTCCTCGCCGGCACTGGCGTGCGGATCAGCGAAGCGCTCGACCTGGACGTCTCCGACGTCGACGGGAACGTGGTGACCATTCGGAAGTCGAAGACGACCGCGGGGGAGCGGCGCATCACCATGCCCGCCGCCGTCGCCGAGATGCTCAAGAGTCGAACTTCGGGTTCCCGGGAACCCGAAGTTCCGCTGTTCCCGACGCCGCTCGGCAAGCGTCGCGATCGCCGCAACACGTCCGGCGAGTGGCAGGCAGCGCGCGAGCGTCTGGGCCTCGGGGACTACACGTTCCACTCGTTCCGTAAGACCGTCGCCACGGCTCTCGATCAGGCCGGACTTTCGGCGCGGGACATCGCTGAGTATCTGGGGCATGCGAACCCATCGCTGACTCTCAACACCTACATGTCGAAGACGGTCGGCGGACGGCGCGCGGCTGACGCTCTCGATGCCGTGTTGGGCTAG
- a CDS encoding helix-turn-helix domain-containing protein: MTAKEAAALIGRHVSHIYQWIDAGRLATRVRADGVTVVPQGRSCGSNRGSRAAVRAGQWDVGEMWDDQQMSDADAPPNPEAEGRGFKRPGTRIFRFPPSTPPVPKLDLGIATATADLLRSVEGLKALPPPDLLGPASRSAEAAERTADTIAEMASQTDTIVRLTQQSLAASESARLDAARSERSAKCISVISTIISAASLVTAVVAIIVTLS, encoded by the coding sequence GTGACTGCGAAGGAAGCGGCGGCGCTGATCGGCCGCCACGTGTCACACATCTACCAGTGGATCGACGCCGGCAGACTCGCCACCCGAGTCCGAGCCGACGGCGTCACCGTGGTCCCTCAAGGGCGGTCCTGCGGATCGAACCGAGGGTCCCGCGCGGCCGTCCGCGCGGGGCAGTGGGACGTCGGCGAGATGTGGGACGATCAGCAGATGAGCGACGCCGACGCCCCGCCCAACCCTGAAGCGGAAGGCCGAGGATTCAAACGGCCGGGCACTCGCATCTTCCGATTCCCACCGTCGACCCCGCCCGTGCCGAAACTCGACCTCGGGATTGCGACGGCCACGGCGGATCTTCTACGGTCGGTTGAGGGGCTGAAGGCGCTACCACCACCCGACCTCCTCGGACCCGCCTCTCGATCGGCAGAAGCAGCGGAGCGCACCGCTGACACGATCGCCGAGATGGCATCCCAGACCGACACCATCGTTCGCCTCACTCAGCAGAGCCTCGCTGCCTCCGAGTCCGCCCGTCTTGACGCAGCACGGTCGGAGAGATCTGCGAAATGCATTTCCGTCATCTCCACAATCATCTCCGCAGCATCGCTGGTGACCGCAGTCGTCGCGATCATTGTCACGCTCTCATGA
- a CDS encoding TM2 domain-containing protein has product MTLPTSPPDAGWHLNANGQRQWWDGASWGPLAPEQLPMSHSIAPAGFLIPAKTRTAAYWLLILLGGFGAHRFYLRHPGTASMLLVASFVQVLFRLDPDPASAIVANVILALVWLWIIVDLFTVPSMVDNANRKTMRGLRH; this is encoded by the coding sequence ATGACTCTCCCCACATCGCCGCCGGACGCCGGCTGGCACCTGAACGCCAACGGACAGCGGCAGTGGTGGGATGGCGCGTCGTGGGGTCCACTGGCACCTGAACAACTGCCGATGAGTCACTCCATCGCTCCGGCAGGGTTCCTCATCCCTGCCAAGACCCGAACGGCCGCATATTGGCTGCTGATCCTCCTCGGAGGCTTCGGCGCTCACCGGTTCTACCTGCGTCACCCAGGCACGGCATCGATGCTGCTTGTGGCTTCTTTCGTGCAGGTGCTTTTCAGGCTCGATCCCGATCCCGCTTCGGCGATCGTCGCGAACGTGATCCTTGCGTTGGTATGGCTGTGGATCATCGTGGACCTGTTCACGGTCCCGTCGATGGTCGACAACGCGAATCGGAAGACCATGCGGGGTCTCCGGCACTGA
- a CDS encoding VaFE repeat-containing surface-anchored protein, giving the protein MTRGASRAGSWLAGALLALGAVIMAPGGVSAAMAADVAPGDAVFIGSKEGYDGTGIYPIWSSGVQEGEPDYWAYCIEHDVAARTGLLGTAGDLDSYLGQNRFTDPAVAGKVLWVLANSYPAVSLEDFGAAAGVPGISRNDAIEATQYAIWRYTELDFDAPWAWETPDSEAAYWHLLDGANASPGLTPGDLQVTASVTAPSAAQSAGSLVGPFTVSTDQASVVVSVDPAVTVTDAAGTPVDLSTVVDGQELYLDLREATAAGSATVRVTAVGSTGIGAVISVPNAPGGTPTAEDHAQSMILVAPDTAETTGEAAVDWAALPGAAEPVIGTSLVDAADGDRVLGANGGTVIDTVSFQNLVPGTEYTVVGELMRKSDGQPTGITGSTTFTPTSANGTVDVSFVVPEGFAGDVLVAFEWLYLGSDLDGEPIAGHTDIDDAAQTVTVEAVAPGGPTTPNPGAPTVPTPGGGNLAATGSPAPTMITAAALAALLAGVILMRVRRRAVDA; this is encoded by the coding sequence GTGACGAGAGGGGCGAGCCGCGCAGGAAGCTGGCTCGCCGGTGCACTGCTCGCACTGGGCGCCGTCATCATGGCGCCCGGCGGCGTCAGCGCGGCCATGGCGGCGGATGTCGCCCCGGGGGATGCGGTCTTCATCGGCAGCAAAGAGGGGTACGACGGCACCGGGATCTACCCGATCTGGTCCTCGGGGGTCCAGGAGGGGGAGCCGGACTACTGGGCGTACTGCATCGAGCACGACGTCGCGGCCAGGACCGGACTGCTCGGCACGGCCGGCGACCTCGACAGCTACCTCGGCCAGAACCGCTTCACAGATCCGGCCGTAGCCGGGAAGGTGCTCTGGGTGCTCGCGAACAGCTACCCGGCCGTGAGTCTCGAAGACTTCGGTGCGGCCGCGGGCGTGCCGGGCATCTCGCGGAATGATGCCATCGAGGCGACGCAGTACGCGATCTGGCGGTACACCGAGCTGGACTTCGATGCCCCGTGGGCATGGGAGACGCCCGACTCGGAGGCTGCCTACTGGCACCTCCTCGACGGCGCGAACGCCAGCCCGGGACTGACCCCGGGAGATCTCCAGGTCACGGCCTCGGTGACGGCGCCCAGCGCAGCCCAGAGCGCGGGGAGTCTCGTCGGACCCTTCACGGTGAGCACCGACCAGGCATCGGTCGTGGTTTCCGTGGACCCCGCCGTCACGGTGACGGATGCCGCAGGGACCCCTGTGGACCTGAGCACGGTGGTCGATGGCCAGGAGCTCTATCTGGATCTGCGGGAGGCGACGGCCGCGGGGAGCGCCACCGTGCGGGTGACGGCAGTGGGCTCGACCGGCATCGGCGCCGTGATCTCTGTGCCGAACGCGCCCGGGGGCACGCCGACGGCAGAGGACCACGCGCAGTCGATGATCCTGGTGGCGCCCGACACGGCCGAGACGACGGGTGAGGCCGCAGTGGACTGGGCGGCTCTGCCCGGCGCGGCGGAGCCGGTGATCGGGACATCGCTGGTCGACGCCGCAGACGGGGACCGGGTGCTGGGCGCGAACGGAGGCACGGTGATCGACACCGTCTCCTTCCAGAACCTCGTGCCGGGCACCGAGTACACGGTCGTCGGCGAGCTGATGCGCAAGTCGGACGGCCAGCCGACCGGCATCACGGGGTCGACGACGTTCACGCCGACGAGCGCGAACGGCACCGTGGACGTGAGCTTCGTCGTACCCGAGGGGTTCGCGGGCGACGTGCTCGTCGCCTTCGAATGGCTCTACCTGGGTTCTGACCTCGACGGTGAGCCCATCGCCGGGCACACCGACATCGACGATGCGGCGCAGACGGTCACCGTCGAGGCCGTGGCGCCGGGTGGGCCTACGACACCGAATCCCGGTGCGCCCACCGTGCCGACTCCGGGCGGCGGAAACCTCG